From one [Ruminococcus] lactaris ATCC 29176 genomic stretch:
- a CDS encoding hemoblobin-interacting domain-containing protein, with amino-acid sequence MKRNWRKLLSLVLSVMVILTTAGTPVMAAEKKAAPTTVTNCEASGFWTEVLSLGFEDTAWMDKISSVTVNEIQYAKGTINSFGSDTNLWEIGNATGTFGSYKALKIVSPGTYPLTIAVTADGYEDVTFKVTKDTSSYPYTYTATVVSTPSGEKTYTATAAAATNGTVSLSATEGIQAGATVTVTATPDAGYEVEAVNVNGVSGASVDVQNTEGVYTFTMPSENVTVAATFRETAPIEPGSIDLSQVSMETDFFGNEWHLVFANADGYVAAVTDVKVNGISWEKSSFKPSAGGKYFIDTENNQIVFSAKDFSGSSDSPVLKSGDSVTITANGYEDLSFKFVVDQNGTISLQPDDGQGDPYELHVKIDGSFEAAIVGQKDYDGISSASVGGASGNKNSAVKVYGAITEKGTEPSESDWEELDHSSQISLNGSKCKVSIVPDTEAGTPENSDSGMEGVYMTLSSDLTLNGTPKDAGTYKISVSITDMQGRTAVSNTLPFRIYTGEETLADRLKVENFRQYESGLYAWDIMEPWAIKNFGSNVDGEENSVRVPAALEAWFGSHESGTYGYLGYDLAWKEVKKGNIPQTLYIPAGCSLTLTNMEILSSVRIVVENGGKLTLSDSVVQGMIEVQSGGTFSMNYDSFNQKFTTGSSICGQLRMEDGSVLENAAIYSHINYLANGDLTDRSSAEPVVTTTGNVTVKGQVFIEGDEAGSEEGQTALRVKDGTLNLADGAVLVTYGGGGNVQLYAQGGTAIELDNGTITGNGKVVAIGGDVLWGDGGNAVTGNGTIYTNEVFLQGATARISNKATPGKALEHGIKVTGSGRHIADGTLIGNEVTNDPLADLYWTTGVDAVPPLEKFVTTPSAGLFEVTADVDSVIYDGNNQIPTVTVKDGDKELVAGTDYVITYVFGDDATARPFEGAEFVEAGKYVLTITGIGNYTGMSKEIIFNITKDSSDNGNNSGNGDNGNNGINSGKDNNSNAGNNGAVDKGNNGAVDKENGSDKTNGNKVSADGKKNSQTQAVTQAKSVKTGDTADLALWMTMLVLSFGAGLSIVQLTKKRER; translated from the coding sequence ATGAAAAGAAATTGGAGAAAATTACTATCACTGGTTCTGTCCGTGATGGTGATCCTGACAACAGCAGGAACACCTGTCATGGCAGCGGAGAAAAAAGCGGCTCCGACGACAGTTACAAATTGTGAAGCCAGTGGTTTCTGGACAGAGGTTTTAAGTCTGGGATTTGAAGATACTGCCTGGATGGATAAAATCAGCAGTGTAACAGTTAATGAGATTCAATATGCGAAAGGAACGATCAATTCCTTTGGAAGTGATACAAATCTGTGGGAAATTGGAAATGCGACCGGAACATTTGGAAGTTATAAAGCTCTGAAGATCGTAAGTCCGGGAACTTATCCGCTGACGATCGCTGTGACAGCAGACGGATATGAGGATGTGACTTTTAAGGTAACGAAAGATACATCGAGTTATCCTTATACTTATACAGCGACAGTCGTAAGTACACCGTCAGGAGAAAAAACTTATACGGCAACTGCGGCAGCAGCTACAAATGGTACCGTCAGCTTAAGTGCAACGGAAGGGATTCAGGCAGGAGCAACGGTTACTGTAACAGCTACACCGGATGCAGGATATGAAGTAGAAGCGGTGAATGTTAATGGAGTGAGCGGTGCTTCTGTAGATGTGCAGAATACAGAAGGCGTTTATACATTTACAATGCCATCTGAAAATGTAACGGTAGCGGCAACATTCAGGGAAACTGCACCGATAGAGCCGGGCAGCATTGATTTAAGCCAGGTAAGTATGGAGACTGACTTTTTTGGAAATGAGTGGCATCTGGTCTTTGCGAATGCAGATGGTTATGTGGCAGCAGTTACCGATGTTAAAGTCAACGGAATATCCTGGGAGAAATCATCTTTCAAACCGTCGGCTGGAGGAAAATATTTTATTGATACAGAAAATAATCAGATTGTATTTTCTGCGAAAGATTTCAGTGGAAGTTCAGACTCACCGGTTTTAAAAAGCGGAGATTCTGTGACGATCACAGCAAATGGTTATGAAGATCTTTCATTCAAATTTGTTGTAGATCAGAATGGAACGATTTCTTTACAGCCGGATGACGGACAGGGTGATCCATATGAACTTCATGTGAAGATCGATGGCTCTTTTGAGGCAGCGATTGTAGGACAGAAAGATTATGACGGAATATCCAGTGCGAGTGTTGGCGGGGCATCGGGCAATAAGAACAGTGCCGTAAAGGTTTATGGAGCAATTACGGAAAAAGGAACAGAGCCTTCAGAGAGTGACTGGGAAGAGCTGGATCATTCCTCTCAGATCAGCCTGAACGGAAGTAAGTGCAAAGTAAGCATTGTACCGGACACAGAAGCCGGAACACCGGAGAACAGTGACAGTGGTATGGAAGGTGTTTATATGACACTCAGCAGTGACCTGACACTGAATGGTACGCCAAAGGATGCAGGAACTTACAAGATTTCGGTTTCCATTACTGATATGCAGGGACGTACGGCTGTCAGCAATACACTTCCATTCCGCATTTATACAGGAGAAGAAACCCTGGCAGACCGCCTGAAAGTCGAGAATTTCAGACAGTATGAAAGTGGATTGTACGCATGGGATATCATGGAGCCATGGGCGATCAAAAATTTTGGAAGTAATGTAGACGGTGAAGAGAACAGTGTTCGTGTACCGGCAGCATTAGAAGCATGGTTCGGTTCCCATGAAAGCGGAACTTATGGATATCTTGGTTATGATCTTGCATGGAAAGAAGTGAAGAAAGGAAATATTCCTCAGACACTTTACATTCCGGCAGGATGCAGTCTGACACTGACTAATATGGAAATTCTCAGTAGTGTGCGTATTGTTGTGGAAAACGGCGGAAAGCTGACACTTTCAGATTCTGTAGTCCAGGGAATGATAGAAGTACAAAGCGGCGGTACATTTTCTATGAATTATGATTCCTTTAATCAGAAATTTACAACAGGTTCTTCAATCTGTGGACAGCTTCGTATGGAAGATGGATCGGTTCTGGAAAATGCAGCAATTTATTCTCATATTAATTACCTTGCCAATGGAGATCTGACTGATCGTAGCAGTGCAGAGCCGGTTGTTACGACAACTGGAAATGTAACAGTAAAGGGACAGGTATTTATTGAAGGTGATGAGGCCGGAAGTGAGGAAGGTCAGACAGCCCTTAGAGTGAAAGACGGCACATTGAATCTGGCAGACGGTGCGGTACTTGTTACTTATGGCGGTGGCGGAAATGTGCAGCTCTATGCACAGGGCGGTACAGCCATTGAGCTGGATAACGGAACAATCACAGGAAATGGAAAAGTCGTTGCGATCGGTGGCGATGTACTTTGGGGTGACGGTGGAAATGCCGTGACAGGAAATGGAACTATTTATACAAATGAAGTATTCCTTCAGGGAGCAACAGCCCGCATTTCCAATAAGGCAACACCGGGTAAGGCTCTGGAACACGGAATCAAAGTTACCGGCTCCGGAAGACATATTGCAGATGGAACGCTGATCGGGAATGAGGTTACAAATGATCCGCTGGCAGATCTTTACTGGACAACCGGTGTAGATGCAGTTCCGCCACTGGAAAAATTTGTGACAACACCATCTGCCGGTTTATTTGAGGTAACGGCAGATGTAGATTCTGTTATTTATGACGGAAATAATCAAATTCCGACTGTTACCGTAAAAGACGGAGATAAAGAGCTTGTCGCAGGAACAGATTATGTCATTACTTATGTATTTGGTGATGACGCTACAGCAAGACCGTTTGAGGGAGCAGAGTTTGTTGAAGCCGGAAAATATGTACTGACAATTACCGGAATCGGCAATTATACAGGCATGTCAAAAGAGATTATTTTCAACATTACAAAGGATTCATCCGATAATGGAAATAATTCCGGAAATGGAGATAACGGCAACAACGGAATTAATTCCGGTAAGGATAATAATTCCAATGCAGGAAATAACGGTGCCGTAGATAAGGGAAATAACGGTGCTGTAGATAAGGAAAATGGTTCTGATAAGACGAATGGAAATAAAGTCAGTGCAGATGGCAAAAAGAACAGCCAGACCCAGGCAGTTACGCAGGCAAAGAGTGTGAAGACCGGAGATACTGCGGATCTTGCTCTTTGGATGACCATGCTGGTTCTTTCTTTTGGAGCAGGATTAAGCATCGTGCAGCTTACAAAAAAGCGTGAAAGATAG